In one Natronosalvus amylolyticus genomic region, the following are encoded:
- a CDS encoding DUF927 domain-containing protein, whose product MFAINNTKSDSLGVSARGESELVDSLKNYPSWVGFTSDKMPINPETGNAARINDSSTWSDYQTASGYCERTGDYLGFALDGSEDIVFIDLDGCRNPETGVVEDWAVDIIDRVDSYTELSKSGTGYHILARGDIALHAHKQKMEAEKVDVDKTSEIEVYVDGRFAIFTFDHIEPMSTDITTCDNLQAIYTDYYGEEQEPSEGDSFYDVEVSMTAEEILNKAKSSDEKFVKLWNGDKSMHSGDHSAADLALVSKLAFWTACDRDMMDSLFRKSDLMRGKWDEKRGDQTYGEMTIDKAVQSTTDVYQGHTGLPDDINLNVKDGCYGHLGTDEVGTPVFREVTNFTLARKEILREDGEQYVKLEVRPANGKNFEVTVKPEVFNDSRSFKDAVCTRLSTSFSGSSHDLPELRKVVLRQDSPERTSTTKIGLHDGEFVAPSTTFSPNDEHTHVYRDTGASVAEKIQIEDLDYNEDEVRDILELLPQIRDTKRWIPVIGYYYSALFAPLIRDIEGELPILSITGETGSGKSSSMRVVSRAFGSDGTAFAIDSTKFSLIKHLSAINNVPVWYDEYKPADIQSYKLDRFQALLRAATNGRTETRGQKSMGENLYRLTAPVAITGEQQIQGSAEQRRAIMTQFQRSTTDPGTPTQVAFTEIQQLNLNDHAKFSVEQVLQRIASDEDLDGIWEQCKDHVRGLADDDVGGLAINALAMVKLGMVVYGLLCDRVGATPAVDTDAIDDAITYVAGQKGVENRKTHVDELMEQVVRCIDNGDLTPLQSTTQRGDYTFVNLDDDGEELRLKFSRVYPAVSKYLKDHNLDIDLLGPDDYKDRFGDMESDETSYVVAASKQTRGLNRCVAVNARDIEDKLDIDLDDVRDDLHTS is encoded by the coding sequence ATGTTCGCAATCAATAATACAAAGTCTGACAGTTTAGGCGTATCGGCAAGAGGAGAGTCGGAATTAGTTGACTCACTCAAAAACTACCCTAGTTGGGTGGGGTTCACATCCGACAAAATGCCAATTAATCCCGAAACAGGCAATGCTGCCCGTATCAACGACAGCAGCACGTGGTCTGATTATCAGACTGCATCAGGCTACTGTGAGCGCACCGGGGACTACCTCGGGTTTGCGCTGGATGGGTCTGAAGATATTGTGTTCATCGACCTCGACGGGTGCCGAAACCCCGAGACTGGTGTCGTCGAGGACTGGGCAGTAGATATCATAGACCGTGTGGATTCGTACACAGAATTATCGAAATCGGGCACTGGATATCACATCCTCGCACGTGGGGATATAGCTCTGCATGCGCATAAGCAGAAGATGGAGGCCGAGAAGGTGGACGTGGACAAGACCTCAGAAATCGAGGTGTACGTCGATGGTCGGTTTGCGATATTCACATTCGACCACATCGAACCTATGTCTACTGATATCACAACTTGTGATAACCTCCAAGCCATCTACACAGACTACTACGGTGAAGAGCAAGAGCCGTCTGAAGGAGACAGCTTTTACGACGTAGAGGTCTCGATGACGGCAGAGGAGATTCTGAACAAGGCAAAATCGAGTGATGAGAAGTTCGTGAAGCTCTGGAACGGAGATAAGTCGATGCACTCCGGGGACCATTCGGCTGCAGATTTGGCGCTGGTTTCAAAGCTGGCGTTTTGGACGGCCTGTGACCGGGATATGATGGATTCGCTGTTCCGAAAATCGGACCTCATGCGTGGCAAATGGGACGAGAAGCGTGGGGACCAGACATATGGGGAGATGACTATCGATAAGGCAGTCCAGTCCACGACTGATGTGTATCAGGGACACACCGGGTTGCCTGATGATATCAACCTCAACGTCAAGGATGGTTGTTACGGCCATCTTGGCACCGATGAGGTTGGCACCCCCGTGTTCAGAGAGGTTACTAACTTTACTCTGGCTCGCAAGGAAATCCTCCGAGAGGATGGAGAACAGTACGTCAAACTCGAAGTACGGCCTGCTAACGGGAAGAATTTCGAAGTCACTGTTAAACCAGAGGTGTTCAACGACTCCCGTTCGTTCAAAGATGCGGTCTGCACTCGCCTGAGCACATCATTCAGCGGCTCGAGCCATGACCTCCCTGAACTGCGAAAGGTCGTCCTCAGGCAAGACAGTCCAGAGCGTACGTCGACGACGAAAATTGGGTTACATGATGGGGAGTTTGTGGCACCATCGACAACGTTCTCACCGAACGATGAACACACGCACGTATACCGAGATACGGGGGCTTCCGTGGCAGAGAAAATCCAAATCGAAGATTTGGACTATAACGAGGATGAAGTGCGTGACATCCTCGAATTGCTTCCACAAATTCGGGACACTAAACGATGGATACCAGTTATCGGATACTACTATTCGGCTCTGTTCGCCCCACTCATCCGAGACATTGAGGGGGAGCTTCCGATTCTCTCTATCACTGGAGAAACTGGGTCTGGTAAGTCGTCGTCAATGCGTGTGGTCTCTCGAGCGTTCGGGTCGGATGGAACAGCGTTCGCTATCGATTCGACGAAATTCTCCCTCATCAAGCATCTGAGTGCTATAAACAACGTTCCTGTCTGGTATGATGAGTACAAGCCAGCAGATATCCAATCATACAAACTGGACCGCTTTCAGGCACTCCTGCGTGCTGCAACGAATGGCCGTACGGAGACCCGAGGGCAGAAGAGTATGGGTGAGAATCTGTATCGATTGACGGCACCTGTGGCTATCACGGGAGAGCAGCAAATCCAAGGGTCTGCGGAGCAGCGTCGAGCGATTATGACGCAATTCCAACGGTCGACGACGGACCCGGGGACCCCGACCCAAGTAGCGTTCACTGAGATTCAACAGTTGAATCTGAATGACCACGCTAAATTCTCCGTCGAGCAAGTCCTGCAACGGATTGCGAGCGACGAAGACCTCGACGGAATCTGGGAGCAGTGTAAGGACCACGTCCGAGGTCTCGCCGACGATGATGTTGGAGGTCTCGCCATCAACGCTTTAGCAATGGTCAAGCTCGGGATGGTCGTTTACGGCCTCCTTTGCGACCGTGTAGGCGCTACACCAGCCGTAGACACTGACGCCATCGACGACGCAATTACATACGTTGCTGGGCAGAAAGGGGTTGAGAATCGTAAGACACACGTCGACGAGTTGATGGAGCAAGTAGTCCGTTGCATCGACAACGGCGACCTTACCCCACTTCAGTCAACGACCCAACGTGGAGACTATACGTTCGTCAACCTTGATGATGACGGCGAGGAACTGCGTCTGAAATTCAGCCGGGTCTACCCCGCCGTGTCCAAATACCTGAAGGACCACAATCTAGATATCGACTTGCTGGGTCCGGATGATTACAAGGACCGCTTTGGCGACATGGAGAGTGACGAGACCAGCTACGTGGTTGCTGCATCCAAACAAACACGGGGGCTCAATCGCTGTGTCGCTGTGAATGCACGGGACATAGAGGACAAACTGGATATCGACTTGGATGATGTTCGAGATGACCTCCACACGTCCTGA
- a CDS encoding recombinase family protein has product MSKTAIGYTRLSQTSDTSIPDQKREIRDLADEQGFKLLEIFDDGQKSSGFDNERDQYLEMQAVLEDEEIDVLIVRDRDRLSRDKRERSMLYYDLDEWDVELWTTTDGQRVDFGDDESWLIEMIRNYMDDVAKRRDIQKAKRKIKQRVENGYYQGRPPTGTQFDENGQYLVPDKNFDAVLRVLSMRARGYSYSETEEETGIAQGTIANIMDRQDEYIELGLAYGYDVDGLLNEDDESEETVVA; this is encoded by the coding sequence ATGAGTAAGACGGCCATCGGCTACACCCGGCTCTCCCAAACGAGCGATACCAGCATCCCGGACCAGAAACGAGAAATTCGGGACCTCGCCGACGAGCAGGGGTTCAAACTGCTTGAAATTTTTGACGACGGGCAGAAATCATCTGGGTTCGACAATGAGCGTGACCAATACCTCGAAATGCAGGCCGTCCTCGAAGACGAGGAGATTGACGTTCTCATCGTCCGCGACCGTGACCGGTTATCGAGAGACAAGCGGGAACGGTCGATGCTCTACTACGACCTTGATGAGTGGGACGTGGAGTTGTGGACAACCACTGATGGACAACGCGTCGATTTCGGCGACGACGAAAGCTGGCTCATCGAGATGATTCGAAACTATATGGACGACGTCGCCAAACGTAGAGATATCCAGAAGGCCAAACGAAAAATCAAACAGCGTGTTGAGAACGGCTACTATCAGGGACGACCGCCGACAGGAACACAGTTCGATGAGAATGGACAGTATCTCGTCCCAGACAAGAATTTCGACGCCGTACTTCGCGTTCTCAGCATGCGAGCCCGGGGATATTCGTACTCAGAGACGGAGGAAGAGACGGGAATCGCACAGGGAACCATCGCGAACATCATGGACCGACAGGACGAATATATCGAACTTGGACTCGCATACGGATATGATGTTGACGGCCTGCTTAACGAAGACGATGAGTCAGAGGAGACTGTCGTCGCCTAA